The Flavobacterium piscisymbiosum genome includes a region encoding these proteins:
- a CDS encoding TonB-dependent receptor has translation MTKLKLFFSAFMLLVMGNIFAQITTSSLSAKVSDGTSPLTGAEVTLTHLPTNAVYRAVTDKQGRFSFENLNAGGPYELEIKSSETKDYSNAQIHLALGDNDLPVIVVGKSDNNVLEEVVITGSKPSSKNNGTSINEKKINGLPLINRGIQDVTKLVPQSSNNSFAGTNFRYNNVTIDGSINNDAIGFSPSLGGQSGTSGMPGSSTRSNSISLDAIQDIQVYIAPYDIKLGNFLGGSVNAVTRSGTNEVTGSIYSYGRNAAITGPNNAGDGSKMPNSFGDYQVGFRLGLPIIKDKLFFFTNMEYAERTDPLFYNAGQTDSNGKLTSLVDNATAEQISNFVKTNYGFDPGSYGAYNNFAKSQKFFNKLDWKINDKHSLSLRNNTVISQASNLERDAANFRFSSMDFTQKNQSISTVLELKSHFNSQWSNSFLASYSAIKDYRDPKSSNAMFPQAEIGYNGGTIFLGNDREATVFNMKQNTAEITDNLTYKTGNHTLLFGTHNEFYDINYGFVNALNGRVSYKSLADFMNKLPTRVRGTYPFDGSTRDEIFNNPYAKFKVNLYSVYVQDEIRIGNKLKVTPGVRVDYTDLPNKPKLSPQVQNSPADPNYGNTYSYTPLNQINNNFFTTALVSPRVGFTYNVDEDKTLVLRGGSGVFTGRIPFAWLGYAYYNDGVGYGSYDKNNLTPAQVTAAGDPLATGGLNGYHDATPKVQADLVDNKFKMPSVLRNSLAIDKIIGGYKFTTEGIYTKVIRDLEFQQVNKTDNPTYFSYDTNHQMPIYAANINPAFSNAYLLSNTNKGYRYSITEMVSKSYDFGLNFMVAYTYGDSRDVTNGIRNSMESNFQMNQSLTPNDPQLATSNFNIKHRIVSNVGYAVKLADNNTFSANVYFNAQSGNPFSWGFVNSTIAGTGQAAGLAYIFKDAAEAAKYIGVSAAGVPSATAAQQVAAYEAFINGNDYLKSRRGTFTQRNGDTTPWNIQADLKLTDEIKVQKVGTFQISFSMANVGNLINKDWGRSYFVPNTYNSTANLGLTKSGNLGGVATGDPTYTFQKPTATPYTIDQLASRFQGQLGLRYSF, from the coding sequence ATGACAAAACTAAAACTCTTTTTTTCAGCATTCATGCTTCTTGTTATGGGGAACATTTTTGCTCAAATTACAACCTCATCTTTATCTGCAAAGGTTAGCGATGGTACAAGTCCGCTTACTGGCGCCGAGGTTACGTTGACACATTTACCTACTAATGCAGTTTACAGGGCTGTAACAGACAAACAAGGTAGATTTAGTTTCGAAAATTTAAATGCCGGTGGACCTTACGAACTTGAAATTAAAAGTTCAGAAACCAAAGATTATTCTAATGCACAAATACATTTAGCATTAGGCGATAATGATTTACCAGTAATTGTGGTGGGTAAATCAGATAATAATGTATTAGAAGAAGTGGTGATTACAGGCTCTAAACCTTCGTCTAAAAATAACGGAACAAGTATTAATGAGAAAAAAATTAATGGTTTACCGTTAATCAACAGAGGAATTCAGGATGTTACCAAACTGGTGCCTCAAAGTTCAAACAACTCTTTTGCAGGAACGAACTTTAGATACAACAACGTAACAATTGATGGTTCTATCAATAATGATGCAATTGGTTTTAGCCCGTCTTTAGGTGGTCAGTCCGGAACTTCAGGAATGCCCGGAAGCAGCACGCGCTCGAACTCTATAAGTTTGGATGCGATACAGGATATTCAGGTTTATATTGCTCCTTACGACATTAAATTGGGTAACTTTTTAGGAGGAAGCGTAAATGCTGTTACCCGCAGTGGTACAAATGAAGTAACAGGATCTATTTATAGTTATGGCAGAAATGCTGCTATTACTGGTCCTAATAATGCTGGTGATGGATCGAAAATGCCAAATTCTTTTGGTGATTACCAAGTTGGTTTCAGATTAGGTTTACCTATCATCAAAGACAAATTGTTCTTTTTTACCAACATGGAATATGCTGAAAGAACAGATCCTTTGTTCTACAACGCAGGACAAACAGATTCTAACGGAAAATTGACTTCATTGGTTGATAATGCTACAGCAGAACAAATTTCGAACTTCGTAAAAACAAATTACGGGTTTGATCCGGGAAGTTATGGTGCTTACAACAACTTTGCAAAAAGCCAAAAATTCTTTAATAAATTAGATTGGAAAATTAATGACAAACACTCTCTTTCGTTAAGAAACAATACAGTTATTTCTCAGGCTTCGAACTTAGAGCGTGATGCAGCAAACTTCAGGTTTTCAAGCATGGATTTTACGCAAAAAAACCAATCTATTAGTACGGTTTTAGAATTAAAAAGCCACTTTAACAGCCAATGGTCGAACTCATTCCTTGCAAGTTATTCGGCTATTAAAGATTATCGTGATCCAAAATCATCAAATGCCATGTTTCCTCAGGCAGAAATTGGTTACAACGGAGGAACAATTTTCTTAGGAAATGATCGTGAAGCTACTGTTTTTAATATGAAACAAAATACAGCCGAAATCACGGACAACCTTACTTACAAAACAGGAAATCATACTTTATTGTTTGGTACGCACAACGAATTCTACGACATTAATTACGGATTTGTAAATGCGCTAAACGGAAGAGTTTCTTATAAATCTCTTGCAGATTTCATGAATAAACTTCCTACTCGTGTTCGTGGCACGTATCCTTTTGACGGTTCTACAAGAGATGAAATCTTTAATAATCCGTATGCTAAATTCAAAGTAAATCTTTATAGCGTTTATGTACAGGATGAGATTAGAATTGGAAACAAACTTAAAGTTACTCCCGGTGTAAGAGTTGATTATACTGATTTGCCAAATAAACCAAAATTAAGCCCTCAGGTACAAAATTCTCCTGCTGATCCTAATTATGGTAATACATACAGTTACACTCCTTTAAATCAAATTAATAATAACTTTTTTACTACAGCATTAGTTTCGCCAAGAGTTGGATTTACCTATAATGTAGACGAAGATAAAACCCTTGTTTTAAGAGGTGGTTCTGGAGTATTTACAGGCAGAATTCCGTTTGCATGGTTAGGATATGCTTACTATAATGATGGTGTTGGTTACGGAAGTTATGATAAAAATAACCTTACTCCTGCTCAGGTTACAGCAGCGGGAGATCCATTAGCAACAGGCGGATTAAACGGTTATCATGATGCAACGCCAAAAGTACAGGCCGATTTAGTAGATAATAAATTTAAAATGCCGTCTGTTTTAAGAAACTCTTTGGCTATTGATAAAATTATCGGCGGATATAAATTTACAACAGAAGGTATTTATACTAAAGTAATTCGTGATCTTGAGTTTCAACAAGTAAATAAGACTGATAACCCAACTTATTTCTCTTACGATACGAATCACCAAATGCCAATTTATGCAGCAAACATAAACCCAGCTTTTTCTAATGCTTACTTATTATCAAATACAAATAAAGGATATAGATACAGCATTACTGAAATGGTTTCGAAATCATACGATTTTGGTTTGAATTTTATGGTCGCGTACACTTATGGAGATTCTCGTGACGTTACAAACGGAATTCGTAACTCTATGGAAAGTAACTTCCAGATGAACCAGTCATTGACACCTAATGATCCTCAATTGGCCACTTCGAATTTTAATATCAAACACAGAATTGTTTCTAATGTTGGATATGCGGTAAAACTGGCTGACAATAATACTTTCTCTGCTAATGTGTATTTTAATGCGCAATCAGGAAATCCGTTCTCATGGGGATTTGTAAACTCAACCATTGCAGGAACAGGACAGGCAGCAGGATTGGCTTATATCTTTAAAGATGCAGCAGAAGCAGCTAAATATATCGGAGTAAGTGCAGCAGGTGTTCCATCAGCTACAGCGGCTCAACAAGTTGCAGCTTACGAAGCTTTCATCAACGGAAATGATTATTTGAAAAGCAGAAGAGGAACATTCACACAAAGAAATGGTGATACAACTCCCTGGAACATTCAGGCAGATTTGAAATTAACAGATGAAATCAAAGTTCAAAAAGTTGGTACATTCCAAATTTCATTTAGCATGGCCAATGTTGGAAACCTTATCAATAAAGATTGGGGAAGAAGCTATTTTGTTCCAAACACTTACAATTCGACAGCTAACCTTGGGTTAACAAAATCAGGAAACTTAGGCGGAGTTGCTACTGGCGATCCAACATATACTTTCCAAAAACCTACGGCTACACCTTATACTATAGATCAATTGGCTTCAAGATTCCAAGGACAGCTTGGATTGAGATATTCGTTCTAA
- a CDS encoding sensor histidine kinase: MPEFSPLDPKTVFLLYFWGNWFICILIFSYSFSYASIENKRKLNIFGYGKITLTIGWVLIFLRNIIPDFISINIANSIILCGCCYETIAMISMLKLKSRRCNRLQIAITIAAIAVFNIATLFESTVNTRIVIMSLGIFAIFLPPTINYFKEKGNNLFRMFYLLGYAVFEILIFLRAVYNYINPQEYFFSYRVFDSLYSISLFLLTLIGTVGFLLLVKEKQDLKIKKLLNDKNLFFSIIAHDLKGPLGSSVALSEILAEEIDAYSREEIREITGMLHESNKNIYKLLENLLDWSRVQTGMIEYSPKKVVLNTLIEENIALNRNTALNKNIDLRFESNEIIEVELDKYMIDTVLRNLLTNAIKFTDQQGKISITIKRRNQKAEVSITDNGIGIPDNIKEKLFKINAKVIQKGTENESGNGLGLLLCSEFIKKHQGEIWAESEFGKGSTFKFILPLEN, encoded by the coding sequence ATGCCTGAATTTTCACCACTGGATCCAAAAACAGTTTTCCTGCTTTATTTTTGGGGAAACTGGTTTATTTGCATTCTCATTTTTAGTTATTCGTTTTCGTATGCTTCGATTGAAAACAAAAGAAAATTAAACATTTTTGGTTACGGAAAAATAACCCTGACGATTGGTTGGGTTCTTATTTTTTTAAGAAACATAATCCCGGATTTTATTTCGATTAATATTGCCAATTCTATCATTTTGTGCGGATGCTGCTATGAAACAATAGCGATGATATCGATGCTCAAATTGAAATCAAGAAGGTGTAATCGTTTGCAAATAGCCATAACCATTGCCGCAATAGCAGTTTTTAACATTGCAACATTATTCGAGAGTACGGTGAATACCCGAATTGTAATTATGTCACTGGGAATTTTTGCCATTTTTTTACCACCAACAATTAATTATTTCAAAGAAAAAGGAAATAATCTTTTCCGGATGTTTTATTTATTGGGCTACGCTGTTTTTGAAATTTTAATCTTCTTACGTGCAGTTTATAATTATATCAATCCGCAGGAATATTTTTTTTCGTACCGTGTCTTCGACAGTTTGTACAGTATTAGTTTGTTTTTGCTCACTCTTATTGGTACAGTAGGATTTTTGTTGCTGGTAAAAGAAAAACAAGATCTTAAAATCAAAAAGCTATTAAACGATAAAAACTTATTCTTTTCGATTATAGCGCACGATCTAAAAGGCCCTTTAGGATCATCGGTTGCATTATCAGAAATATTAGCCGAGGAAATTGATGCTTACAGTCGGGAAGAGATCAGGGAAATTACAGGAATGCTTCACGAATCGAACAAAAACATTTATAAGCTGCTGGAGAATCTTTTAGACTGGTCGCGGGTACAAACCGGAATGATTGAATACAGTCCTAAAAAAGTAGTATTGAATACCCTGATTGAAGAGAATATAGCACTTAACAGAAATACAGCATTAAATAAAAACATTGATCTTAGATTTGAATCGAATGAAATTATCGAAGTAGAACTCGATAAATACATGATTGATACCGTTTTGAGAAATTTGCTGACCAATGCCATTAAATTTACGGATCAGCAAGGCAAAATTAGTATCACCATAAAAAGGAGAAACCAAAAAGCAGAGGTATCAATCACGGACAACGGTATTGGAATTCCTGATAATATAAAAGAAAAACTTTTTAAAATTAATGCCAAAGTAATCCAGAAAGGAACAGAAAACGAAAGCGGTAACGGATTGGGATTATTACTCTGCAGTGAATTTATAAAAAAACACCAAGGCGAAATTTGGGCCGAAAGTGAATTTGGAAAAGGAAGTACTTTTAAGTTTATTTTACCGTTGGAAAATTAA
- a CDS encoding FecR family protein — protein sequence MYPNFKILSKEAKSDLKARIENSIAYEKQRARKKRLRTLSWSVAAIFCLCLGITVVFKQEEKTISPIEQFAKENTGETVVEKSGNVRLVLAGQETINIADSSTIAYNSSGSKISVDNKQFAQKNSLEPQFNTVLVPYGKRAHLSLADGTLVWLNSGSKLIYPTAFNTKNREVFLEGEGIFDVAHNTAKPFFVRAANNYSVRVLGTLFNVSSYAGDAKVSTALLRGKVRVAYAKKGFFGGDTIQTDLKPGMIAALDKKHQTIQTTTEDVSTIFSWRKGYYEFSKQKLPLVLEKLTRYYNVTFVMNKTTNQNETYSGAFTLNDDLDKVVKTLEATTGFEFVYDAATRKITIN from the coding sequence TTGTACCCAAATTTCAAAATTTTATCAAAAGAAGCCAAATCAGATTTAAAGGCTAGAATTGAAAATAGTATCGCTTATGAAAAGCAGCGTGCCAGAAAAAAAAGGCTTCGCACACTTTCGTGGAGTGTTGCTGCTATATTCTGCCTTTGTTTAGGAATTACGGTTGTCTTTAAACAAGAAGAAAAAACAATTAGCCCAATTGAGCAGTTTGCAAAAGAAAATACAGGTGAAACAGTTGTAGAGAAAAGCGGTAACGTTAGATTAGTGCTGGCAGGACAAGAAACGATCAATATTGCAGATAGCAGTACAATTGCCTATAATTCATCTGGAAGTAAAATAAGTGTAGACAATAAACAATTTGCTCAAAAAAATTCGCTCGAACCACAATTTAATACCGTTTTGGTTCCGTACGGAAAAAGAGCACATCTTAGTTTAGCCGATGGAACTTTGGTTTGGTTAAACTCAGGATCAAAATTAATTTATCCAACAGCTTTTAACACAAAAAACAGAGAAGTATTTCTTGAAGGCGAAGGGATTTTTGATGTGGCGCATAATACAGCAAAACCGTTTTTTGTGAGGGCAGCTAATAATTATAGCGTTCGCGTGTTAGGAACTTTATTTAATGTGAGTTCTTATGCAGGAGATGCTAAAGTTTCTACAGCTTTATTACGCGGAAAAGTACGTGTAGCGTATGCTAAAAAAGGCTTTTTTGGCGGAGATACTATTCAAACAGATCTTAAACCGGGAATGATTGCAGCACTGGACAAAAAACACCAGACGATACAAACGACTACAGAAGATGTGAGCACAATATTCTCCTGGAGAAAAGGATATTATGAATTTTCTAAACAAAAATTACCATTGGTTTTAGAAAAGCTTACGAGATATTACAATGTCACTTTTGTGATGAATAAAACGACGAACCAAAATGAAACGTATTCAGGAGCTTTTACCCTGAATGATGATTTAGATAAAGTCGTAAAAACACTTGAAGCAACAACTGGTTTTGAATTTGTTTATGATGCAGCGACCAGAAAAATTACTATTAACTAA
- a CDS encoding RNA polymerase sigma factor → MENKESDINLWKQIKKGDAHAYHKLYDSYADLLFSFGMQYTNDEALVQDAIHDIFVELHRYRKTLSEDVIIKSYLFRSVQNNIFKKLKSQSKVVRLDAVSDSIYKTDSTEEELIYNETIFTKHANLALAITSLTAKQRHALQLRFSEDQSYEEISSTLEISLESCRTLIYRALKELRKKL, encoded by the coding sequence ATGGAAAATAAAGAAAGTGATATCAACCTGTGGAAACAAATTAAAAAAGGAGATGCACATGCTTATCATAAATTGTATGATAGCTATGCAGATTTACTTTTTAGTTTCGGAATGCAGTATACCAATGATGAAGCTTTGGTACAAGATGCCATCCATGATATTTTTGTAGAATTGCACCGTTATCGTAAAACGCTTTCAGAGGATGTAATCATTAAATCCTATCTATTCAGATCTGTTCAGAATAATATTTTCAAAAAATTAAAATCTCAAAGTAAAGTAGTTCGGCTTGATGCTGTTTCAGATAGTATTTATAAAACAGATTCAACTGAAGAAGAACTTATTTACAACGAAACCATTTTTACAAAACACGCCAATTTAGCTTTGGCCATTACTTCACTAACGGCAAAACAACGTCATGCTTTGCAACTTCGATTTAGTGAAGATCAATCTTATGAAGAAATTTCTTCTACTTTAGAAATTAGTCTGGAATCCTGCAGAACCTTAATTTACAGGGCTTTGAAGGAATTGAGGAAGAAACTTTAA
- a CDS encoding HAMP domain-containing sensor histidine kinase: MNLKNKLAVNSTLLFAFITGLLMAGSFLLFRSHMKDLYFDNLEDHAMTTALFYFEKDEIKELNSERYKQIELQYKRINNESIRVYDARTNKLFINDNIDFTLSNKDLKNIEKEKLQTFTRGDRQFVSIFYKDNQGNFIIVVSGIDHAGNHQLEMLGLMFVLFYLAGIPLNYLLGTFLAKQTFRPFTEVIAKVNTITTENLHSRLEVPQTSGKDEIKELVTTFNYLLERLESGIMIQNNFLKNASHELKTPLTIIIGDIDVSLQQPRTNAQYEEILKSLRKDTLHLKATLEGLLVLSGLELSEPQQMETIRIDEILWNVLEKKAIEYPESKVSFNLNAIADHEDLLSIYANKHMLFIALYNILDNAIKFSSPAPVAIFALSNENKLVIKITDQGPGISDTDKESIFDLFFRSDNTRHIQGQGLGLFITMQILKLHNIHLIVDSELGKGTSFSLVFP, translated from the coding sequence ATGAATCTAAAGAATAAATTAGCTGTAAATTCTACTTTGCTTTTTGCTTTTATAACCGGGCTTCTTATGGCCGGATCTTTCCTTTTGTTTAGAAGTCACATGAAGGACCTTTACTTTGATAATCTGGAAGATCACGCGATGACAACGGCACTTTTTTATTTTGAAAAAGATGAGATAAAAGAACTCAACAGCGAACGTTACAAACAAATTGAACTTCAGTACAAACGTATCAACAACGAATCGATTCGGGTTTATGATGCCAGAACCAATAAACTTTTTATAAACGATAATATCGATTTTACTTTAAGTAATAAAGACCTGAAAAATATTGAAAAAGAAAAACTACAAACTTTTACACGTGGTGATCGACAATTTGTTTCGATTTTTTATAAAGATAATCAGGGAAATTTTATAATTGTAGTTTCCGGAATTGATCATGCCGGTAATCATCAACTAGAAATGCTTGGCCTGATGTTTGTTTTATTTTATCTGGCAGGAATTCCTTTAAATTATCTTTTAGGAACATTCCTGGCCAAACAAACTTTCCGTCCTTTTACAGAAGTTATCGCAAAAGTAAATACCATCACAACCGAGAATCTTCATTCAAGATTAGAAGTACCGCAAACGAGTGGAAAAGATGAAATTAAAGAATTGGTTACCACTTTTAATTATCTTCTGGAAAGATTAGAAAGCGGCATCATGATTCAGAATAATTTCCTAAAAAATGCTTCGCACGAATTAAAAACGCCTCTCACTATTATTATAGGAGATATCGATGTATCGCTGCAACAACCCAGAACAAACGCACAATATGAAGAAATTCTAAAATCGCTCCGTAAAGATACCTTACATCTTAAAGCAACTCTCGAAGGTCTTTTGGTTTTATCAGGTCTTGAACTTTCAGAACCTCAACAAATGGAAACCATCAGAATCGATGAGATATTATGGAATGTTCTCGAGAAAAAAGCCATTGAATATCCGGAATCTAAGGTTTCTTTCAATTTGAATGCCATTGCAGATCACGAAGATTTACTTTCTATTTATGCCAATAAACACATGCTTTTTATAGCCTTATATAATATATTAGATAATGCTATTAAATTCTCCTCTCCTGCTCCGGTTGCAATTTTTGCACTTTCGAACGAAAACAAACTTGTCATTAAAATTACAGATCAGGGTCCCGGAATTTCAGATACTGATAAAGAATCTATCTTCGATCTCTTTTTTAGAAGCGATAATACGCGCCATATTCAGGGACAAGGATTAGGGCTTTTTATCACGATGCAGATTCTTAAACTTCATAATATTCATTTAATAGTAGATTCTGAATTGGGAAAAGGTACTTCGTTTTCTTTGGTATTTCCTTAA
- a CDS encoding AAA family ATPase, translating to MRIMIMGASGAGATTLGDCFVKNNDCFLHLDSDEYFWEKTDPPFQEAKNYEERNSLFESDFYSQENVVVTGSIFRWKTDYKDLFDLVVLLYIPQEIRFQRLAEREISRYGNKILFDEKLNAKYKEFLAWAAEYDLEENTTSRSFKQQKQWMEEVKFATLFLEGDLTVKERLTVLQTYIR from the coding sequence ATGAGAATAATGATTATGGGGGCATCGGGAGCCGGCGCAACAACACTTGGGGATTGTTTCGTCAAAAATAACGATTGCTTTTTGCACCTGGATTCTGATGAGTACTTTTGGGAAAAAACAGATCCTCCTTTTCAGGAAGCAAAAAATTATGAGGAACGCAATTCCTTATTTGAAAGCGATTTTTATTCTCAGGAGAATGTAGTAGTTACCGGTTCTATATTTCGTTGGAAAACAGATTATAAAGATCTATTTGATCTTGTTGTATTACTATATATTCCGCAGGAAATCAGATTTCAAAGATTGGCTGAACGGGAAATCTCGAGATATGGAAATAAAATTTTATTCGACGAAAAATTAAATGCAAAATACAAGGAATTTCTAGCCTGGGCTGCCGAATATGATTTAGAAGAAAATACCACCAGCAGAAGTTTTAAGCAGCAAAAACAATGGATGGAAGAAGTAAAATTCGCAACTTTATTTCTGGAAGGTGATCTAACGGTAAAAGAAAGACTTACCGTTTTACAAACCTATATTCGATAA
- a CDS encoding bestrophin family protein: MIIKKKNTWFKMLFEWKGSVLPQLLPRLLLLLLFSFLVVYFKPYLIQYNLHVNPAIFTLFGIALAIFLGFRNSVSYDRFWEGRKLWGALLNDTRSLARQSITLINDPTYDIKRENFTNLLIAFVYSLKHQLRETDATEDLNRLLPKDFTEQLKEIQYKPVIILRELGLWVKNAKAENKIDSITQLAFEENLNKLSDIVGGCERIASTPIPYTYSVLLHRTVYSYCFLLSFGFVETMGWITPFIIVFIAYTFVALEAIADELENPFGLQPNDLALDTMSQVIENTLLELNGKKVSAIKNTNDYCIT, encoded by the coding sequence ATGATTATTAAAAAAAAGAATACCTGGTTCAAAATGCTATTTGAATGGAAAGGTTCCGTTTTACCACAACTTCTTCCGAGGCTTTTACTTTTATTACTATTTTCATTTTTAGTAGTCTATTTTAAACCTTATCTAATACAGTATAATTTACATGTTAATCCTGCTATTTTTACACTTTTCGGGATTGCGCTTGCTATTTTTCTTGGTTTTAGAAACAGCGTAAGTTATGACCGATTTTGGGAAGGCAGAAAACTTTGGGGCGCTTTACTCAATGATACACGATCTCTTGCGCGACAAAGTATCACACTTATTAATGACCCCACATACGATATCAAACGTGAAAACTTTACCAATTTACTGATCGCTTTTGTATATAGCTTAAAACATCAGCTTAGAGAAACTGACGCAACTGAAGATTTGAACCGATTACTTCCAAAAGATTTCACTGAACAACTTAAAGAGATACAATATAAACCTGTTATTATTTTAAGAGAATTAGGTCTCTGGGTAAAAAATGCCAAAGCCGAAAATAAAATAGACAGCATTACCCAACTGGCTTTTGAAGAAAACCTAAACAAACTTTCGGATATTGTGGGTGGATGCGAAAGAATTGCCAGCACTCCAATTCCTTATACTTATAGTGTATTATTGCACAGAACAGTTTACAGTTATTGCTTTTTGTTGTCTTTTGGTTTTGTAGAAACAATGGGCTGGATTACTCCTTTTATAATCGTTTTTATAGCGTATACTTTTGTCGCATTAGAAGCCATTGCCGATGAATTAGAAAATCCGTTTGGGCTGCAACCTAACGATCTCGCTTTGGATACCATGTCGCAAGTAATAGAGAATACACTTTTAGAATTAAACGGTAAAAAAGTAAGTGCTATAAAAAATACTAATGATTATTGCATTACTTAA
- a CDS encoding response regulator transcription factor, whose translation MNKVLLVEDDPRVASFITRGLEEHLYEVKTITKGFDAIKEVMENEYNIIILDIMLPDITGFEVCEVLRSRKIIVPILILSALDTPHEKVKGLQAGADDYLAKPFLFEELLARINAQLRRAEFSTGILDFQSYAGVEINMKEQSATRDGKELNLSSRELKLLIFFMKNREKALSRIAIAQAVWNIDFDTTSNTVDVYINYLRNKIDKNFPTPLIHTVKGTGYMLKQKSYESKE comes from the coding sequence ATGAATAAAGTATTATTAGTTGAAGATGATCCAAGAGTTGCTTCGTTTATTACGCGAGGACTTGAGGAACATTTATATGAAGTCAAAACAATTACCAAAGGTTTTGATGCTATAAAAGAAGTTATGGAGAACGAGTATAATATTATTATTCTCGACATCATGCTTCCGGACATAACAGGATTTGAAGTTTGCGAAGTTTTAAGAAGCCGGAAAATAATTGTTCCAATCCTTATTCTGAGCGCGCTGGACACTCCGCACGAAAAAGTAAAAGGTTTACAAGCCGGAGCCGATGATTATCTGGCTAAACCTTTTTTGTTTGAAGAATTACTGGCGCGAATTAATGCGCAGCTTCGTCGTGCCGAATTCAGTACCGGAATTCTCGATTTTCAGTCGTATGCCGGAGTCGAAATAAATATGAAAGAACAAAGCGCTACAAGAGACGGCAAAGAACTGAATCTTTCATCAAGAGAATTAAAGCTTTTGATTTTTTTTATGAAAAACCGCGAGAAAGCCTTATCCCGAATTGCAATCGCGCAAGCCGTTTGGAACATCGATTTTGATACGACATCAAATACCGTAGACGTTTATATTAATTATTTGAGAAATAAAATAGACAAAAACTTCCCTACTCCGCTCATTCATACTGTAAAAGGAACAGGATATATGCTCAAACAAAAGAGTTATGAATCTAAAGAATAA